The Papaver somniferum cultivar HN1 chromosome 3, ASM357369v1, whole genome shotgun sequence genome includes a region encoding these proteins:
- the LOC113357495 gene encoding zinc finger CCCH domain-containing protein 32-like isoform X2, with protein MERFGKNQLIMESDPQFGWNSSSIQLSQTSSLDVAMLQLRLGNQESSYPERPAEPNCVYYMRTGFCGYGDRCRYNHPRDRSSLVVGAVRQGGEYPQREGQPVCEFYMKTGTCKFGVYCKYHHPRTGAGTMIPAALNYYGYPIRPGETECSYYMKTGQCKFGLACKFHHPNPAGVSMLAPAPAPALAPAPTFYPMVQSPSVPSQPYGGVPTSWQVPRPTLLSGSYVQGAYAPMLLPPAMVPVSGWSPYRAPLSPVASPGTQPTVRAGPLYGVAQLSSSATEYVGPYRPLPCLAVSLSSSMKERMFPERPGEPECQYYMRTGDCKFGTSCKYHHPPDWAAPETNSGLSTMGLPLRPGASPCTFYMQHGICKFGPTCKFDHPMEMLSYRSSAPALVDMPVSPYPVCSSLATPAPPSSSSEFQPEFITGSHISYSTRLPSSINSTGLVGSMFSKSGPVLPHLFFGRSPPVPSRVNIGGDVRSSN; from the exons atggagagatTTGGTAAAAATCAACTTATTATGGAATCCGATCCACAATTCGGATGGAACTCTTCTTCTATTCAACTTTCTCAAACCTCTAGTCTTGATG TAGCGATGTTACAGTTGAGATTGGGTAACCAGGAATCATCCTACCCAGAACGACCTGCTGAGCCAAACTGTGTTTACTATATGCGTACAGGCTTTTGTGGTTATGGTGACAGGTGTCGTTATAATCATCCACGCGATCGTAGTAGTTTG GTTGTGGGAGCTGTAAGACAAGGAGGGGAGTATCCACAGCGGGAGGGACAGCCTGTTTGTGAG TTTTATATGAAGACAGGCACTTGCAAATTTGGTGTGTATTGCAAGTACCACCATCCGAGAACTGGAGCTGGTACCATGATCCCTGCGGCATTAAATTATTATGGTTACCCAATTAGACCG GGTGAGACAGAGTGTTCATATTATATGAAGACGGGGCAATGCAAGTTTGGTTTAGCATGTAAATTCCATCATCCAAATCCAGCTGGTGTTTCTATGCTTGCACCTGCACCTGCACCTGCTCTTGCACCTGCACCTACATTTTATCCCATGGTGCAGTCTCCTTCAGTTCCTTCTCAGCCTTATGGAGGGGTGCCTACCAGCTGGCAAGTTCCAAGACCTACTCTTTTATCTGGTTCATATGTACAAGGAGCTTATGCGCCTATGTTGCTCCCACCAGCAATGGTTCCTGTCTCCGGTTGGAGTCCTTATCGG GCACCTTTAAGCCCAGTGGCATCTCCTGGTACTCAACCTACTGTCAGAGCAGGTCCACTTTATGGGGTAGCACAGCTATCTTCTTCTGCAACAGAATATGTGGGGCCTTATCGACCACTCCCATGCCTGGCTGTTTCTTTAAGCAGTAGCATGAAAGAGCGCATGTTTCCAGAAAGGCCCGGTGAACCTGAATGTCAATACTACATGAGAACGGGAGATTGTAAATTTGGAACCTCGTGCAAATACCATCATCCTCCAGATTGGGCCGCACCGGAAACAAACTCTGGTTTAAGCACAATGGGTCTTCCTTTGCGCCCG GGGGCTTCACCTTGCACCTTCTATATGCAACATGGTATATGCAAGTTCGGGCCAACATGCAAATTTGATCACCCCATGGAGATGTTGAGCTATAGATCATCTGCACCTGCTCTTGTTGACATGCCAGTTTCTCCTTACCCAGTCTGCTCTTCACTAGCTACCCCTGCTCCCCCTTCCTCGTCATCAGAATTCCAGCCTGAGTTTATTACAGGCTCCCACATCTCTTATTCGACTAGATTACCATCTTCTATTAACTCTACTGGTTTAGTTGGTTCAATGTTCTCAAAGAGTGGACCTGTTCTCCCACATCTCTTTTTCGGTCGGAGTCCTCCTGTTCCTTCACGTGTTAATATTGGAGGCGACGTTCGTAGTTCAAACTGA
- the LOC113357495 gene encoding zinc finger CCCH domain-containing protein 32-like isoform X1 gives MERFGKNQLIMESDPQFGWNSSSIQLSQTSSLDVAMLQLRLGNQESSYPERPAEPNCVYYMRTGFCGYGDRCRYNHPRDRSSLVVGAVRQGGEYPQREGQPVCEFYMKTGTCKFGVYCKYHHPRTGAGTMIPAALNYYGYPIRPGETECSYYMKTGQCKFGLACKFHHPNPAGVSMLAPAPAPALAPAPTFYPMVQSPSVPSQPYGGVPTSWQVPRPTLLSGSYVQGAYAPMLLPPAMVPVSGWSPYRAPLSPVASPGTQPTVRAGPLYGVAQLSSSATEYVGPYRPLPCLAVSLSSSMKERMFPERPGEPECQYYMRTGDCKFGTSCKYHHPPDWAAPETNSGLSTMGLPLRPQGASPCTFYMQHGICKFGPTCKFDHPMEMLSYRSSAPALVDMPVSPYPVCSSLATPAPPSSSSEFQPEFITGSHISYSTRLPSSINSTGLVGSMFSKSGPVLPHLFFGRSPPVPSRVNIGGDVRSSN, from the exons atggagagatTTGGTAAAAATCAACTTATTATGGAATCCGATCCACAATTCGGATGGAACTCTTCTTCTATTCAACTTTCTCAAACCTCTAGTCTTGATG TAGCGATGTTACAGTTGAGATTGGGTAACCAGGAATCATCCTACCCAGAACGACCTGCTGAGCCAAACTGTGTTTACTATATGCGTACAGGCTTTTGTGGTTATGGTGACAGGTGTCGTTATAATCATCCACGCGATCGTAGTAGTTTG GTTGTGGGAGCTGTAAGACAAGGAGGGGAGTATCCACAGCGGGAGGGACAGCCTGTTTGTGAG TTTTATATGAAGACAGGCACTTGCAAATTTGGTGTGTATTGCAAGTACCACCATCCGAGAACTGGAGCTGGTACCATGATCCCTGCGGCATTAAATTATTATGGTTACCCAATTAGACCG GGTGAGACAGAGTGTTCATATTATATGAAGACGGGGCAATGCAAGTTTGGTTTAGCATGTAAATTCCATCATCCAAATCCAGCTGGTGTTTCTATGCTTGCACCTGCACCTGCACCTGCTCTTGCACCTGCACCTACATTTTATCCCATGGTGCAGTCTCCTTCAGTTCCTTCTCAGCCTTATGGAGGGGTGCCTACCAGCTGGCAAGTTCCAAGACCTACTCTTTTATCTGGTTCATATGTACAAGGAGCTTATGCGCCTATGTTGCTCCCACCAGCAATGGTTCCTGTCTCCGGTTGGAGTCCTTATCGG GCACCTTTAAGCCCAGTGGCATCTCCTGGTACTCAACCTACTGTCAGAGCAGGTCCACTTTATGGGGTAGCACAGCTATCTTCTTCTGCAACAGAATATGTGGGGCCTTATCGACCACTCCCATGCCTGGCTGTTTCTTTAAGCAGTAGCATGAAAGAGCGCATGTTTCCAGAAAGGCCCGGTGAACCTGAATGTCAATACTACATGAGAACGGGAGATTGTAAATTTGGAACCTCGTGCAAATACCATCATCCTCCAGATTGGGCCGCACCGGAAACAAACTCTGGTTTAAGCACAATGGGTCTTCCTTTGCGCCCG CAGGGGGCTTCACCTTGCACCTTCTATATGCAACATGGTATATGCAAGTTCGGGCCAACATGCAAATTTGATCACCCCATGGAGATGTTGAGCTATAGATCATCTGCACCTGCTCTTGTTGACATGCCAGTTTCTCCTTACCCAGTCTGCTCTTCACTAGCTACCCCTGCTCCCCCTTCCTCGTCATCAGAATTCCAGCCTGAGTTTATTACAGGCTCCCACATCTCTTATTCGACTAGATTACCATCTTCTATTAACTCTACTGGTTTAGTTGGTTCAATGTTCTCAAAGAGTGGACCTGTTCTCCCACATCTCTTTTTCGGTCGGAGTCCTCCTGTTCCTTCACGTGTTAATATTGGAGGCGACGTTCGTAGTTCAAACTGA